ACCAGCCGCGCGGCTCGGTGGTGCCCAGCGAGGACCACGCCACCTTCGCCACCTACAACCTGCAGCGCTTCTTCGACACGGTGAACGACCCGGCCACCAGCGACCCGGTGCTGACCGCGGACGCATTCGCGAGCCGGCTCAACAAGGCATCCCTCGGCATCCGCGCCTACATGCACGCGCCGGACGTGATCGGCGTCAGCGAAGTGGAGAACCTCGGCGCACTGCAGGCGCTGGCGGCCAAGATCAACGCCGACACGGTCGCGCTGGGCCAGCCGGACCCCGGCTACGTCGCCTACCTCGAGGAAGGCAATGACGTCGGCGGCATCGACGTCGGCTTCCTGGTGAAGGCCGGCGAGATCGGCGCGGCGCTGCCGCGCGTGGACGTGCTCGCGGTCGAGCAGGTGGGTGCCGACACAACGTGGACGTACGCCGGCAACGGCGCCACCAGCCTGCTCAACGACCGCCCGCCGCTGGTGCTCGATGCGGTGGTGAACTTCGCCGACGGCCGCGCGCTGCCGATCACCGTGGTCACGGTGCACCAGCGCTCGCTCAGCGACGTCAACAGCGAGGACGCGGCCGGCACCGGCACCCTCGGCGATCGCGTGCGCCAGAAGCGCCAGCTGCAGGCGGAGTTCCTCGCCGGCATGCTGCAGGACATGCAGGCCGCCGATCCGGCGCGCGCCATCGTGGTGCTCGGCGACTTCAACGCGTTCGAGTTCAACGACGGCTACGCCGACATCATGGGCACGGTCATCGGCATGCCTTCGGCCGATGCCACCACCGCGGTCAACGGCGACGGCGCCGACCTGGTCGACCCCGACCTGTTCAACGCAACGCACATGCTGGCGCCGTCCGAACGCTACTCGTTCGTGTTCGACAACAACGCGCAGTCGCTCGACCACGTGCTGGTGAACAATGCGGCGCTCGGCTCGGCGATCAACTCGTGGACCATCAGCCACGCGCGCCTCAACGCCGACTTCCCGGAGACCGCGCGCAACGACGCCAACAGCGCCGCACGCCTGTCCGACCACGACCCGTCGGTGCTGATGCTGCGGCTGAACGCGTTGACCTTCGCCGACATGGCGGCGGTGGTGACCACCCCGCAGCCGGCGATCGCCGTCGGCGGCACGCTGCGCTACGTGGTGTCTGCGTCGAACGCCGGGCCGGATGCGGCGCAGTCGCCGGGCGTGGGCTTCGCGGTCAATGCCGCACTGCCCGACCTCACGATCGTCGCGCCCAGCGGGTGGACCTGCGATCCCGCAAGCGTGGCCGGCAACCAGACCAGCAGCGCGTGCAGTGCCGACAGCCTGGCGGCATCGCAGTCGGCGTCGTTCGACGTGTCGGCAACCGCCACGCCGGCCACCGGCGGCACCGTGGTCACCCTGACCGCGGCCGCGACCTCGCAGACCGAAGACACCGATGCCACCAATGACAGCAGCAGTGGCGCGGTGTCGGTCGAGGCGCAGGCCGACCTGGGCGTGCTGGTGTCGGGGCCGACGAGCTACGTCCGCGGCGCGGCAGGCCCGGGCTACGCGGTGGCCGTCGCCAACCACGGGCCGTCGGGTGCTGCGGACGCAAGCGTCGCGATCAACGTGTCGCTGGCCAAGGCACGCGTCGCCCTGCTGCCGGCGCCCGGCTGGACCTGCGAGGCACTGCCGACGCAGCTGTTCGCGGTGACCTGCAGCCCGTCGGGCGGCTCGCTTGCGAATGGTGCAACCGGACAGTTCACCCTGACCGTGGACACCAGCGGCAAGCTCATGGCGCCGGTGTTCGAAGTGCGGGCCGACGTGTCGTCGGCAGCGACCGATCCGGTTGCCGGCAACAACGCCGCGGCGGTCCGGGTCCAGGGCGCGCGCGCGCCCTGATCCGCACCATCGACCTGCTGTGACCAGGGAGCGCGGCCTCGGCCGCGCTCCTTTCTTGTGGGCGGCTGTAGCGCCCCCGTGGGCCTTGGGCATCGCGCTGCAGCTACCGGAGAGCCACGCACGAGATCGCGGGGTGTGCTTCTCAACCCACCGCGTAATGCGGCGGACCGGGTGCCAATGCCCTTGAGGGCGAAGTCAAGGAGGAGGCGATGGCCGCAGGCCGTCGCCCGGGGACATGAGTCCTCAAGGGCATTGGCACCCGGCACGGCGGCGCAAGCACTTGCCGCAGCGCGCAACAGCCGCAATCCGGCCACCGGGTATCATGGCCGGCCCGTTGTTGACCGAGCACGTGACCGCATGAGCGTCGCCGCGACCTTCGAAATCGAATACCTCCAGTACCTGGGGCCAGACGGCACCCTGGTGGCCGAACTGCCGCCCGAAGCCCCGTCGGCCGCCGACCTGGTGCCCCTCTTCAAGCAGATGCTGCTGGTGCGCACCTTCGACACCAAGGCCATCGCGCTGCAGCGCACCGGCAAGCTCGGCACCTATGCCGCCTGCCTCGGCCACGAGGCCACGCACGTCGGCATTGGCGCGGCGATGCGCCCCGAGGACGTGTTCGCCCCCAGCTACCGCGAGTACGGCGCGCAGTTCATGCGCGGCGTGCAGCCGCGCGACGTGCTGATGTACTGGGGCGGCGACGAACGCGGCAACGATTTCGCCGGCCCGAAGCACGACTTCCCCTGGTGCGTGCCGATCGCCACCCAGTGCCTGCACGCCGCCGGCGCCGCGCTGGCGTTCAAGCTGCGCGGTGAAGACCGCGTGGCCGTGACCTGCTGCGGCGATGGTGGCTCCTCCAAGACCGACACCTATGCCGCGATCAACTCGGCCGGCGCCTACGCGCTGCCGTTCATCCAGTGCATCATCAACAACGGCTGGGCGATCTCGGTGCCGCGCTCCGCGCAGACCGGCGCGGAGACCCTGGCCCAGAAGGGCCTCGCCGGTGGCCTGCACTGCCTGCAGGTGGACGGCAACGACCTGTTCGCCGTGCTCGAGGGCATGCGCCGCGCCATGGAGCGCGCGCGCTCGGGCAAGGGCGGCAGCGTCATCGAGTTCATGACCTACCGCCTGCACGACCACACCACCGCCGACGACGCGCGCCGCTACCGCGGCGAGCAGGAGGTCAAGGACGGCTGGACCCGCGAGCCCATGACCCGCCTGCGCACCTGGCTCACCGCCCAGGGCGCGTGGGACGAGGCGCAGGAAAAGACCTGGCTCGAAGAATGCGGCCGCGTGATCGACGTGGAGATCAACGCCTATCTGGAGAGCAAGGTGCAGCCCGTGGAAGCGATGTTCGACTACCTCTACGCCGATCCGCCGCAGGACCTGCTGGACCAGCGTGCCGATGCGATCGCCCTGGAGAAGCGCGCATGAGCGCCGTGGCCAAGGACGCGGCACCGGCCGCCATCACCCTGATCGAGGCGATCACCCAGGCGCTGGCGTACGAGATGCGCCAGGACGAGTCCGTGGTGGTGCTGGGCGAGGACGTCGGCGTCAACGGCGGCGTGTTCCGCGCCACCGCCGGCCTGCAGGCCGAGTTCGGCGACAAGCGCGTGATCGACACCCCGCTGGATGAAACCACCATCGCCGGCCTCACCGTCGGCATGGCCGCGCAGGGCATGAAGCCGGTGGCCGAAGCGCAGTTCGACGGCTTCGTGTACCCGATGGTCGACCACATCATCTGCCACGCCGCGCGCTTCCGGTACCGCACACGCGGCCGCCTGACCTGCCCGATGGTGCTGCGCGTGCCGTGGGGCGGCGGCATCCGCGCGCCCGAGCACCACAGCGAGGCCAACGAATCCATCTTCACCAACGTGCCGGGCCTGCGCGTGGTGCTGCCGTCGTCGCCGGCGCGCGCCTACGGCCTGCTTCTGGCTGCGATCCGCGAACCGGATCCGGTGATCTTCATGGAGCCCAAGCGCATCTACCGCCAGTACAAGGAGGTGGTGCCGGATGACGGCGAAGCGCTGCCGCTGGACGTGTGCTTCGTGTTGCGCGACGGCACCGACGTGACCCTGGTGACCTGGGGCGCGCAGGTGAAGGAAACGCTCGAGGCCGCCGAGGCGCTGGCGAAGGACGGCATCAGCGCCGAGGTGATCGACGTCGCCACGCTCAAGCCGCTCGATTTCGCGACCATCGCCGAGTCGGTGTCCAAGACCGGCCGCTGCGTGATCGTGCACGAGGCTCCGAAGACCGCGGGCTTCGGCGCCGAGATCGCCGCGCGCCTGGCCGAGGAGTCGATGTTCGACCTGCTCGCGCCGGTCCAGCGCGTCACCGGCTACGACACGCACATCCCGCTGTTCCGCCTGGAAATGAAGTACCTGCCGAGCGTCGAGAAGATCGTGACCGCCGCCAAGCGGGCGCTTGCCGCGGGCTGACCCGCCGGGCGCGACCGCACCACGCACATTGCACGCCGCGCGCGAACGCGCGGCACATGGAAAGACGAGGATCACATGGCTGACAAGAAGACCTTCCACCTCCCCGACCTCGGCGAGGGCCTGCCGGACGCCACCATCGTCGAGTGGTTCGTCAAGGAAGGCGACACCATCCGCCTGGACGAGGCTCTGGTGTCGATGGAGACCGCCAAGGCGGTCGTCGAAGTGCCGTCGCCGGTCTCCGGCAAGGTGCTCAGGCTCGCCGGCGCCGCCGGCGACATCGTGGTGACCGGCAGCATGCTGGCCGAATTCGAGGTCGACCCCAGCCTTCCGCAGCGCGCCGAGGGCCAGGACACCGGCCACCACCACGGCGGTGGCGGGCACGGCGTGGGCAGCGAGGATCCGGCGCCCGACCACAAGGTCGTCGCCTCCGATGACGGCGGTGCGATCAGCGCCGGCGAAGAAGCGCCCAAGAGCACGTCAGGCAGCGAGCGCAGCGACAGCGGCACCGTCGTCGGCGCCATGCAATCGTCCGATGCGGTGCGCAGCGAGCAGGCGCTCGCCGTCGGCGGCGTGCGTGCGATGCCCGCGGTGCGCGCGCAGGCGCGCAAGCTCAAGGTGGACATCACCCGCGTGCGCGGCACCGGCGCCGACGGCACGGTGACGATGGCCGACGTCAAGAACGCCGCCGCCAACGGCTCGGCGGCGATCGGCGCCGCGCCGGCAGCCGCCCCCGCCGTGGCACGCAGCGCGCCGCCGGCGCCTGCCGCAACCTCCCGCGACGCGGCGCAGCGCACCCAGCTCTCCGCCAGCGGCAAGCCGATGCGCACCCAGCCGCCCGGCGTCACCGCCAGCGGCCAGCCGGAGCAGCTCAAGGGCGTGCGCCGCAACATGGCGCGCGTCATGGCCGATGCCCACAGCAAGGTCGTCCCGACCACGTTGGTCGACGATGCCGACCTGCACGGTTGGGTGGGCAAGCAGGACATCACCGCGCGCCTCATCCGCGCGATCTGCGTGGCGGCCAGGGCGGTGCCCGCGCTCAACGCGTGGTTCGACGGCGACAGCCTGACGCGCACCCTGCACCCGCAGGTCGACATCGGCATCGCGGTGGACACCGAGGAGGGCCTGTTCGTGCCCGCCCTGCGCAACGCCGACGTGCTCGATGCCGGTGCCGTGCGCTCCTCCATCCAGCGCCTGCGCCAGCAGGTCGAGGACCGCAGCATCCCGGCCAGCGAGCTGTCGGGCTACACCATCAGCCTGTCGAACTTCGGCATGTTCGCCGGCCGCTACGCCACCCCGGTGGTGGTGCCGCCGTGCGTGGCGATTGTCGGCGCGGGCAAGCTGAGCCAGGACGTGGTTGCGGTGATCGGCGGCATCGAAGTGCACCGCCGGATGCCGATCTCGCTGACGTTCGACCATCGCGCCGCGACCGGTGGCGAAGCCGCGCGCTTCCTCAAGGCGATGCTCGACGACCTGGCGCTCGCCAGCTGAGGCCTGCCGGCGGCACTTGCCGCCGCCATGCGCG
This Luteimonas sp. MC1572 DNA region includes the following protein-coding sequences:
- a CDS encoding Calx-beta domain-containing protein is translated as MQPLPRRLALAIALSAAIGAAHADTTPQTLPFAQDWTDIGQITANDSWSGVPGIVGYRGDGLAAGSGVDPQLVLGADAAGVVDVNANQALPNTFSTGGVTEFHLADAVVALSGSGTARAPYIRIHLNTVGATGIQVSYKLRDLDGSTDNSVQPVALQYRVGGSGDFTNVPAAFVADASAGPSLATLVTPVSVTLPAAVDNQPLVELRIMTTDAVGNDEWIGIDDISIVATGGGGDDPAISVSNGAVAEGDAGTSPMFFQVTLSAPAGAGGVEFDYATADGSAIAGSDYVAAAGTATIAEGASSVALSVSVNGDTAVEPDETFSLVLFSFTGAVAGSVEGTGTIVNDDFVIVPIAQIQGPGALSPLVGQVVVTEGVVTARKNNGFFLQTPDGQDDGDDATSEGIFVFTAGVPSAAATVGNRVRVQAKVEEYIPAADPHQLPMTELTFATVTQLGTGHALPAPVVLAVDSVLPDGGLDQLEPYEGMRVSIPSATVVAPTRGNTNEANATSTGNGQFAVVVTGVPRPLRESGIQVPDPDPSGSTATAIPRWDFNPEIIAVDSDTIGAPQANLAAGCRIVDGTLTGPLDYTFRRYTIYPEGALTTACDGFDQPRGSVVPSEDHATFATYNLQRFFDTVNDPATSDPVLTADAFASRLNKASLGIRAYMHAPDVIGVSEVENLGALQALAAKINADTVALGQPDPGYVAYLEEGNDVGGIDVGFLVKAGEIGAALPRVDVLAVEQVGADTTWTYAGNGATSLLNDRPPLVLDAVVNFADGRALPITVVTVHQRSLSDVNSEDAAGTGTLGDRVRQKRQLQAEFLAGMLQDMQAADPARAIVVLGDFNAFEFNDGYADIMGTVIGMPSADATTAVNGDGADLVDPDLFNATHMLAPSERYSFVFDNNAQSLDHVLVNNAALGSAINSWTISHARLNADFPETARNDANSAARLSDHDPSVLMLRLNALTFADMAAVVTTPQPAIAVGGTLRYVVSASNAGPDAAQSPGVGFAVNAALPDLTIVAPSGWTCDPASVAGNQTSSACSADSLAASQSASFDVSATATPATGGTVVTLTAAATSQTEDTDATNDSSSGAVSVEAQADLGVLVSGPTSYVRGAAGPGYAVAVANHGPSGAADASVAINVSLAKARVALLPAPGWTCEALPTQLFAVTCSPSGGSLANGATGQFTLTVDTSGKLMAPVFEVRADVSSAATDPVAGNNAAAVRVQGARAP
- the pdhA gene encoding pyruvate dehydrogenase (acetyl-transferring) E1 component subunit alpha — encoded protein: MSVAATFEIEYLQYLGPDGTLVAELPPEAPSAADLVPLFKQMLLVRTFDTKAIALQRTGKLGTYAACLGHEATHVGIGAAMRPEDVFAPSYREYGAQFMRGVQPRDVLMYWGGDERGNDFAGPKHDFPWCVPIATQCLHAAGAALAFKLRGEDRVAVTCCGDGGSSKTDTYAAINSAGAYALPFIQCIINNGWAISVPRSAQTGAETLAQKGLAGGLHCLQVDGNDLFAVLEGMRRAMERARSGKGGSVIEFMTYRLHDHTTADDARRYRGEQEVKDGWTREPMTRLRTWLTAQGAWDEAQEKTWLEECGRVIDVEINAYLESKVQPVEAMFDYLYADPPQDLLDQRADAIALEKRA
- a CDS encoding alpha-ketoacid dehydrogenase subunit beta; translated protein: MSAVAKDAAPAAITLIEAITQALAYEMRQDESVVVLGEDVGVNGGVFRATAGLQAEFGDKRVIDTPLDETTIAGLTVGMAAQGMKPVAEAQFDGFVYPMVDHIICHAARFRYRTRGRLTCPMVLRVPWGGGIRAPEHHSEANESIFTNVPGLRVVLPSSPARAYGLLLAAIREPDPVIFMEPKRIYRQYKEVVPDDGEALPLDVCFVLRDGTDVTLVTWGAQVKETLEAAEALAKDGISAEVIDVATLKPLDFATIAESVSKTGRCVIVHEAPKTAGFGAEIAARLAEESMFDLLAPVQRVTGYDTHIPLFRLEMKYLPSVEKIVTAAKRALAAG
- a CDS encoding dihydrolipoamide acetyltransferase family protein, with amino-acid sequence MADKKTFHLPDLGEGLPDATIVEWFVKEGDTIRLDEALVSMETAKAVVEVPSPVSGKVLRLAGAAGDIVVTGSMLAEFEVDPSLPQRAEGQDTGHHHGGGGHGVGSEDPAPDHKVVASDDGGAISAGEEAPKSTSGSERSDSGTVVGAMQSSDAVRSEQALAVGGVRAMPAVRAQARKLKVDITRVRGTGADGTVTMADVKNAAANGSAAIGAAPAAAPAVARSAPPAPAATSRDAAQRTQLSASGKPMRTQPPGVTASGQPEQLKGVRRNMARVMADAHSKVVPTTLVDDADLHGWVGKQDITARLIRAICVAARAVPALNAWFDGDSLTRTLHPQVDIGIAVDTEEGLFVPALRNADVLDAGAVRSSIQRLRQQVEDRSIPASELSGYTISLSNFGMFAGRYATPVVVPPCVAIVGAGKLSQDVVAVIGGIEVHRRMPISLTFDHRAATGGEAARFLKAMLDDLALAS